acactcccgtgtttaccccctccgcattaactttggtttcaaagcgcttcgacttggcttgaaacgatcaaagctcacttcaatgcttcacacagcccttctctaaactactacaacctgagctagagtagtctggtgaactgaggggaaaacatcaggcactcaccgcatcgatgtcgctgacgccggccgatcccgcagctgccaaccactgttgagaacgacgggccgatcccgccgaagccaccactgttgcgaagcggaccgatcccgccgcttccaccactgttgcgaacgacgggccgatcccaccgctgccaccactgttgcgtagagtatgtttatcagctcgcgactgcttctgcgcagagccgataagacgagcggacgagacgacggtgagttaaacaaggtttatgtacagcatatatacagaggcgttacaatttcggcactggggccgacagagactcgaagagccgaactctcctctctaacacataggtcagcctttcgcctaagaccgctgactcacacacatgccggctctccgacacggggcctcctctcactcacatcggaccgccgatcgcgacgcgccgcagggcttcttttatttacaccgggtccaaccaaaatgtccaatcagaagcgccgctttgtcgtcagggcagactcctccaatggcgcgccgcgccatgcgtcagaccaccagacacgcgaccgccggctcgctgtcacgtgcgcagatgactcaatgcacgtgggccagagacgcgccgcgcgtgtttacgccgttcgcgccaggcagactgcgggcaggccttgacccagattgccgttttcagaggcacggccgtttgacgaggactcgctggcataacaacgtTTACGCGTAATGGCCCCAAACAAATGTGGCCATGGAAAACATAATGAATCTGGATAAAAGCCTATTTTCTCGTATACTGCGGTAACGCTTAAACTTTACAAGCAGAAAGTTGGAGTTAATAGCTCTAGACAAATCACCTTGAATGCTCTGGTAAAATATAGTCCACACAATGGCTTTTGGCTAAAGGCCGTTGCGGGGTGTTGCGTAGCGtaggtttatcagctcgcgactgcttctgcgcagagctgataagacgagcggacgagacgacggtgagttaaacaaggtttatgtacagcatatatacagaggcgttacaatttcggcactggggccgacagagactcgaagagccgagctctcctctctaacacataggtcagcccttcgcctaagaccgctgactcacacacatgccggctctccgacacggggcctcctctcactcacataggaccgccgatcgcgacgcgccgcagggcttcttttatttacaccgggtccaaccaaaaggtccaatcagaagcgccgctggtcgccagggcagattcctccaatggggggtcgccgcgccatgcgtcagaccaccagacacgagaacgccggctcgctgtcacgtgcgcagatgactcaatgcacgtgggccagagacgcgccgcgcgtgtttacgccgttcgcgccaggcagactgcgggcaggccttgacccagattgcctttttcagaggcacggccgtttgacgaggactcgctggcataacagcacccccgccgccagacaatgcaccggaaagacgagctgcttccacggggcttggatgtcaggtgcgctcgttcgccaggtccctccaggttcacctccagggccatagggagaatacagctccaaactgttccgggaacacatcccatttttgacgacggatcccagctccactggcttgtcgccacaacttgtcgaccagcttcactcgtctcttctgaccatcttcggtttcagcacttgtcgatggttctgcaacttgctaagaacggttcgacaacagacaacacacgacacaagcaaatgccctcggtcacccgacagaacaccagacaaagtatagtacaacatatacctaactacgggtttatcggaattttgtcccctctacatcaagaggcacatgtgggacaaaagacccttaaaatgacaactcaattttttttccgtacaacaacgtaacggattagaataccacataaagttggccccttgagatcactctgaacgagagcgctcagcccaggtcgtgatgaggtcaaaattttgccccgaatcgccagcgagaaaccgaaaggttgagaaggtactagctggaacgcactgctcaatgcacctgcattagcgttcaccttttctttttttttctttagcgaacgtcaaagttgcgctgtggagcaacatgctccacttcagtaaccggccacttttaggcgacgatacctatgcggcaccaagagcggctcacactttcgacgttgcacaggggaacaacgatacggcttgctacggattgactcctcaccgcttagctcgatatcgtgttcgatcaccctcatgtttccggggtgGTCCGAAAAcgcgtcttcaaactcggaaccaatctttctgaGGTCCTcgttctcaggtcctccttcacttaagctaggctctaggtttatctgctcccggattactttcgatcccccttcggttacctcactagaactcaaattttctgcttcctcttccactgaagcattcaacagcagatttacgaccgcttgatgttgaacgtatggtttcatcaagttataaattttgtccggccgccttcctgatttcacttcataatttgaatcgcaaggcttcgataatacgttggcgggcccttcccaatcaacctcaagcttgttccttttggatggctgcagccgcattacctgattatcaacttcaaaagcgcgcttcttccccgatttctcgtagtgctccttcgacagcacttttgccgcgtttttctggctttccactagcgcttcaatttggctttccactagcgcttcaatttggctttccactagcgcttcaatttggctttccactagcgcttcaatcgagagatcctcacgctgctctcgaatgagcgtctctcgatcaactctcggcagctcgctccaactttccactacaggcgagagcgttgcaaccctctcgctctgactcaatggcgccacgtcgtctcccccagcgcataccgcgccggccgtgtcggcgacgggccgctcgcgtgactgctcacatgactcatgcggaaactttcctttctggggttccgtcgacccgccgacaaggtcacttgagagttcaccgcatggaaccaggtccagcttccgcgaaagctttcgcgcttgcgatcgcgtgagagccatgcacgctaagttggggaagaatgatttgccctgctctttgagaagctgctccgagttgttggagaaaagataagaaaaacgatcatttagcgcggcagacacagccgcttcggtgcaaagcttaccgaacgggccttcaatgacaaccgtggcgattggtaagcgaacactctgctcctcggcgacttgcctgatccacgcgcattctcctgtgaaatcatccggagacaccaatgaaggatggacaacatccatggttgccgctgagtctctaagcgctcggcacgttttcttatttactttaatttcttggagatacggctccaacaaccgcatgtttttttctgattctcggattgttgcgaaggcaaatttttcctgacagtttctcgcgatgtgtccttcctttttacagttgtagcagattagcggcttccgtttgttttccgattcaaatgcctgtgtggtggaaacctcactcgatttctccgcttctgtttgcccttcccctacactgtccttcgtaagagacggttccttcttgaaattacggtgcggagcggatttccgttgatcaggtttccttgaaaagccctcttttctttcatccttttcaacgcgcactgccctgctacgcaactttcggcgagcataatactcctcagctaactcagctgccttatttaactgtacttccccaagtctgtcctgcagccaaagtctgacatcctcctcgatgcagcggtagaattgctccaatgcaacgcattccaccactttatcgcggtcgtcataaacaccttcgcccttgagccattcaatcaaatcggctttaagacgaaacgcgaagtcaacgtgtgactcattcccctttttagcataccgaaacctttgcctgaaagcctcgggtgacaacttataacgtctcaagagcacttccttaacctcgtcatagctctcaaacgcttccctcgataagcaagttatcgcgtcggacacttcgccgggaagaagagctagcagattccgcgcccaaagagaccgctccaaagcgtttcgctcacagacgtgttcaaacttgacgagatatttcgccatgtcctcgcctactacgaacggtggcaattggtccctgattctaaaaccgctgacctgaactgttggagaagctacgctaggcgcctgcgaacactgtagtattgccaattctagtcgtttcatctcaaggcgctcctgtctctcggcctcctcgcgctcgcgacgttcacgcctttcagcttcctcgcgctcgcgacgttcacgcctttcagcctcctcacgttcgcgagcttctcgcctttcagcctcctcacgttcgcgagcttctacttcccgcctttcagcctcctcacggcgtgctttaatatccacccaggcctcatcgacttcctcagccgacactccctcatccttcatgatctcaaggatcgcttgctttcgtttcgcacggcctaaagtaatgccgagttcctcacaaatttcgatgagttccttcaccttaaggttctccatcgttcacactagcctcttgctgtttgcccctgttaacaatttacttgccgtacccactataagcctactagcacgACGCGCAAGCAATATTTCACACTCcagtgtttaccccctccgcattaacttcggtttcaaagcacttcgactttgcttgaaacgatcaaagctcactacaatgcttcacacagcccttctctaaactactacaacctgagctagagtagtctggtgaactgaggggaaaacatcaggcactcaccgcatcgatgtcgctgacgccggccgatcccgcagctgccaaccactgttgcgaacgacgggccgatcccgccgaagccacctccGTTGCGaagcggaccgatcccaccgctt
Above is a window of Rhipicephalus microplus isolate Deutch F79 chromosome 1, USDA_Rmic, whole genome shotgun sequence DNA encoding:
- the LOC142812774 gene encoding uncharacterized protein LOC142812774 is translated as MENLKVKELIEICEELGITLGRAKRKQAILEIMKDEGVSAEEVDEAWVDIKARREEAERREVEAREREEAERREAREREEAERRERREREEAERRERREREEAERQERLEMKRLELAILQCSQAPSVASPTVQVSGFRIRDQLPPFVVGEDMAKYLVKFEHVCERNALERSLWARNLLALLPGEVSDAITCLSREAFESYDEVKEVLLRRYKLSPEAFRQRFRYAKKGNESHVDFAFRLKADLIEWLKGEGVYDDRDKVVECVALEQFYRCIEEDVRLWLQDRLGEVQLNKAAELAEEYYARRKLRSRAVRVEKDERKEGFSRKPDQRKSAPHRNFKKEPSLTKDSVGEGQTEAEKSSEVSTTQAFESENKRKPLICYNCKKEGHIARNCQEKFAFATIRESEKNMRLLEPYLQEIKVNKKTCRALRDSAATMDVVHPSLVSPDDFTGECAWIRQVAEEQSVRLPIATVVIEGPFGKLCTEAAVSAALNDRFSYLFSNNSEQLLKEQGKSFFPNLACMALTRSQARKLSRKLDLVPCGELSSDLVGGSTEPQKGKFPHESCEQSRERPVADTAGAVCAGGDDVAPLSQSERVATLSPVVESWSELPRVDRETLIREQREDLSIEALVESQIEALVESQIEALVESQIEALVESQKNAAKVLSKEHYEKSGKKRAFEVDNQVMRLQPSKRNKLEVDWEGPANVLSKPCDSNYEVKSGRRPDKIYNLMKPYVQHQAVVNLLLNASVEEEAENLSSSEVTEGGSKVIREQINLEPSLSEGGPENEDLRKIGSEFEDAFSDHPGNMRVIEHDIELSGEESIRSKPYRCSPVQRRKCEPLLVPHRYRRLKVAGY